The genomic stretch atgtatctaaggtacaccgtgggttttaatgagagggcgctgagaactttgttttctaggaaccccatgaagatatttgcgtatgtgggtgcaacaggtgtgcccatacttgtaccgtgtacttgtaggtagtattcaccaCTGAACTCGAAGTCGTTCAGTTTaagaaccaagtccattagagcgagtatggtttccgtgtcttttctggtgtttgtagtagaaagggtattgcagagggctgtgattccgtcgttgtgtgggatgttagtatacagtgatgtcacatccagcgtggctagtattgtgtccctaccaaatgtacgagtgttgtttatatctctgattattctgaggaggtggggtgtgtcttgtacacgcgatggcagtgttgtcggaatatggtttaaatagtggtgcaggaatttcgagagtctttctgttggtgtgttgttattagatacaattggcctgccggggatgtcagccgtatagagctcgttggcgtgtaccttgtggattttgggcagtaaatagaaacgacctgtgTCTGTGTTTCATGGGGTGTATGTTTTGAATGCACCAGGAGTTCTTTAAACATCAAAAATGTGTACATCCATTTGCAGGGGGTGTATTGCTACACCTTCTTAGTTGTTTTAGGTTTTCAGGGGACTCATGGGTAAAAAAGACCCGTATTAACCACACTCAGTTGAAATCCGCGTATGCGACTAGATATGATGTAAATAGTAGTTAAGTACTGTAATGCGTAATGTATGCATGTATAATGTACTGTAATATACGCCAAATATGTGCATGGAATacacaaggtatatttaaacaggtagcgcaactcccataggcccctgtggcttcagaatgacgccatgattgagacggtcagcgccatccatccgttgcgcggactactacgattgtaaataaatgacgtcactaGCATGAATAATaattagtgcataattagccatgcacgtttacattggcccacTTCACTTGctctgtattcccttttccgcgcccagtcaacaataccagacgggaacacaaaaataaagcatatcaggtttaatgaatcatataaattccaaatacatacggttatcacagattttgacaactccaaacagaaaggcatcgtgatgaccatacagaaattaggaaggctcacataaggcccatttctcacctagagctatacgtatacctagtgattagacgtttgcatttattcaataagtggccgttataggtccatcgcaacaaaacacgacatcgttgtacacagttggttcctgctaacactcacaccataatggccgctcgtcccatgacgaaacctttctttcgcgggcccagcaacatgggatcattgtattcatctgttcactcgtgttaatcttggtttacagcacagagatgtgaacgtcgcttcctgctTAACCCAAAGactgtacgaactccgtattacaatgcacggacacatggtacggatacagagacgcacggataaacagacccaactgtgacacatgcgcaaggagcaggatacggaaacgtactggagtggtagatgatctcgtatatgtgcacgagcggggcaacagaaagttttttctacattgaaattatgaataacctattagtacacacacaagcgacgcccatgttgcaaagtttttctgtttacaaccgtacctctactgtcaacacccaggatcgctcgcgcctcttgctggtggccttgccgatgggtctgatttggtattttcgctagttttcgctaccagtttagatataccttggaatACACGCATCATTGTATGTTTGTTCGGTCGACTAATAATGGACTCTTATGCATGTTCCAAAAATGAATGCAGCATCAGTTATTTTAAGCACTAACAATTTTGATTTTCGGTGGGCTGATGTGCGGTGCTGTACGTTCTCACTTGTTTGCAGGTCACCGGAGCTCATCCAAAACTGCCGTCAAACTAAGGAAGCCGCCATTAGGCGTCCCCGTGTTGGCCGGCCAAAACTGGCGGAgcccgctagttttggcggaggaaatctgaacaATGGTTTTGGTTCATGTTCGTCGTTTTTTCACTGTGTGTACCAAACAAAAGCGTGTGAAACGTTATACATAGCGATTAAATCTCGAGTGGGGTCATATCttgtgtgttttattgttccgatgtattctagttttctattctattctatgtaTTCTACTCTAGTTTTCTAACTCGAGCCTACTTAGATTTCGGTTTGTATTCCGTGGTTGTCAAACCTGTCAAGCCATAAAACGCGTGAACGTATCTTTAATTAGTGAGTTTATTGGCGATTCCAAATATATCTTGGTACGGATGCCTTTAAATGGAGCCGAAATCCGAGAGCTTCGACGTTCAGTTTTGGAAGTCagcaacataaacatgaaactccccattggcCTCTGCCGGTGGAACTCTCCATTCATcaacttaaaataaagttgttattgttactgcccaataaatgcatcaaagagaactgcaagcagtgcaGAGAGGGTGGATCCAGAGAATCTTTCCTAAAGTAAGTAGCCTACTTTTCCtactttcatgtgtgtgaaattcttccACTATGTTTTTAGTGAATTAAGTTTGTCTTTAGGCCGTGCAGCTTTGTACATCAGAGTGCCAATATATACAAATATAGCTTTATTTTTGTAACATTTACCCAAACTTATAAATttcaacatcagaaatattttacTAACACAGCATTGACTAGAGGCCACATGCCGCTAGGTAGCATGCCGCTGAGCAGCCATCTTATCCCACCCAGTTACTCATATTTGTTTGATCTCATCTCTCATGTTTTTGTTCAACCATCCGAGAAAAgggtacacacacacatagaggaGCACCAtgtattttcctcaagatacaTATAATACAAGCACTCAGATATTTTCAGTCAGGGAATATGCCAAGCAGATGCTGCACCATCCCATGAACAGCCCCACATGGGAAGGCTCTGTTGCGATGGGGATGCATGCACCTGTAGCTGGAGATCCTATAGCTTTTACCGACATATTTGAAGGTGTATTATGCATGCGCTacataaagaaaaaagagcgcactacttctgttgtttctgtaatattgttaatgaaaatttgtcgccATCACAGGCTCCCTCAACAACATACGGAACGATATTCGAAATGGGTCCAGTGACTTGAGGAAGTGAATGCGAGATCCTACACTGACTGCAAACACGACCTCATATGCTCCACTCATTTTCAGCAATACTCCTTTTATGGTGGACACAGTCGAGCTGTACTGAAGCCTCGTGCATGCCCTAGCGTTCCGGCACCAGGTCAACAAAGTATACATGTTCAGGAGGTGATGGAGCTTACACTGTTTCATTCATTTTAGTGTCAATGTGCCTCTGTGCTTCTTTgtgaattttctcaattttatcctGCTTGTGCTTGTGTGCAGGTCATGCAAGAGTATACCCACAGCAAAGTGTGTCTCAGATGCAAACTCCTTCAAGCATTTGCAATGAAGCCATGACAGAGGAAGGGTGTGACCTGGGCCATTCAGTTGAAAGTGTGCTTGCGGCATACTTTTTGTTTGAGCAGGGGTTTTTCAAATACTTTAAAAAGTAAAGTACTAATTAAAAGTACATGATCGCTGCATAGACATAATTTGTAAAAGTGTTTTACATGGGTGACCAGATAGTTTGTGTGAGGCATGTTCATCTAGCACATGTTACATGACTAAAATTCATTTACTAACCACGAAACTATGGCTTAGATTTTTGTGCAATTATACCAAAACCAAGGAAGAATCTCCAGCAAAGTGGGCGGGCACTACAACTGTATACATGAAACAGCTATGTGCTACAAGATGTTCTACATCGTGGCTGCTCAGTCgatcatctcttttatatggggagtaccgacactgacagTGCATCCTGGTGTGGTGAATGCGCCTGTGTAATACACCCTTACAAAAATGTTTAATGAGTTTCTGGAGAGAAGTCAATGCCTTTTGACATCACACACATCAGAATTTCTGATGACTTCTGTAACGAGTTTCTGATGTGTTTCTGTTTAAAATTGGCCACCGATATTCTGATGTGCACTTGATGTGCACTTCTCTGATGAGTTCATGATGTGTTACTTCGGAACTGTAATGATGGCTATAGCAGCCCCACTAGTCATACTAATTAAGAATGATCAATACACAAGCACAGTCTATTAATGATTACTACCATGCACTATCATCTTCAGTGGCCATGTACAAAGATACTGGAACAACAGTGGATACACATTGGCAGCAGATTTATTTCAACTCCCGTGAAATCATTGATGACAAACTGTTTTTCAACTGCACAACAGTGGTATCGAACTTGCTGCATACGTAACctgtaaaacgaaaaacaaaagggGTGCACACATTACACTCATGAAATAGTAAGTTATCACATGACATACATGGTACACAGGAAGAGAAAAAGGTTAATACTGTCATTTTCATGAAGTGCACTCGATGGTATTGAAGACAGATGAGAAATTGTCGGTATACGTTTTGCCGAGTCTCACTCAAAGATGGCATGTGAcagcaaacaaataaatgacacctAAGCGCAAGCGTCACTTGTTGAAAGAGACTCTAGGTAGGTTTATCCATGTGACAGTGGTATAAGATACAAACAGAGGTGTGTCTGCTTATCTTCTAATGTGGTTAGTAATCTTAACTCTTTGGAAGAGCGCGCTCATGTGGTTCATTTTGCACCAGTAGTGACCTGGTGAACACATTTGCTCACAACGAATTCGCCAAAAAGAGTTTATGGGCGAGAGAGTACAGTGACAATTGCCCTtccttttttcattttcatgtaTGCATTCATATTCATTCGTATTCAATTTTTCATGTATGCATTAAAAAAGGCACAGAGGCACAACGGCAACAAAAACAGCGTAAGAAGTTCAGAAACAGTTCTGattccatcatcagaatgaaatgCGAAAGCTGATGAGTTACCCATTTATCTACTAATGGCCACACCTGCATGCAACCCACATTTATCTTACAAGTTACTTCTGTTTGCTTCTTCGACGTGAAAAATACAGGCTGCTTGGTCTCTCTTAAGGCTGGATCCCATAACACGCCACATGTGACGGTGACATGCGAAAAATTTGATGGCGGCGGCACCACCACTGGAGCAACAAGGAAGCTATGTCACGGCTACAAAATCTTGCATCTACTTCCCTTAGATATTTGTCACTTGACGCCAGAGACTGTTGCCCGGCGCGCACCTAAACTCACTAGATTTGGCTGCATCTAAGTGGAGCGAGTGATAAAGCATAGGTATGTGGTGACAACGACATAGTGTGGCTGTCAAGACTTTATCAAAATGAAATTTCGAACTTGTACGTGGAAATTAAGTAGCCGTTTGAATCGATGGTTATCGCATGTGACCAAAATCTATGCACACTGTGTGGAAGTGGAACCGTTGCAATTGAAACTTCATTATACTTGAGACAGGTATGCACATAATCAATTAAGATGTATGAACTTTTGTCTCCCAAATGTGGTTTTGTCGCAAGCTGCTGTCGCCTCTCAGATGGATCGGGTAGCTGCACCCGCAGCAGCAACAGAAAGTGTAGCATGTCGCTTATTATGGGATCCGCCCTTTACATTGTGCACTCCATCCAATGAAACGATGGTGTAGTACTGTGGCAGAAGAGTACGTTTTTACAGCGAGTTGTGCATACAGTGATATTGATAAAGAACCCTTGGCACTGAGAATTTGTTCTGCTGGTTAACGTGGACTTTTAGTCATACTAAAAATACTAAAATTACTCTGCGCATACTGTAATCATTGTTATGCCACCAACAATATGATCAAGATATAAATAGTCTACGTTATGTagcaagtaacttggaagtaactcattCGTTTTTAAAAGTAACTAAGGAACTTCAAATTGGTTTTCATAGCTGTTTACTTGCTGCATCATGGGCACTAACTTAACTGGTAGagagctatttttttttttttttggtggctTCCACGTCACTGCCTTATATGTTGGCCAGATCCAATCTTCCAATAAACAGTAGCCATTAATTACATTTGTCCATACCAGGAACACAATTATCAAAGTGTGATTTTCATAATTCCTGTTTGTCTTGATAACGAGAGCCTAGCATATCAAGTCCTCTTATTAACTTGTACTTGAGCCCCTCCATGTCACAGGgatggaagagaaaaaaatggaagaTACAGCGACATCTAATGCATTTGACTAGCAACACATCAAGTGTGACTGCAATTAACACCCTAGCACCACCCTACCAGCCCATGTAACAAAATTTCTCCACCCTATGCTGGGGGTCACAGTGCACGAAATTGGAAACTAGTCTGATACATTATGTATCATGTTTGCCTATACCTGTCATTAGATGAACAATAATAATTTGTCACATATAATCTATTACGTACCAATTAGGGCATTGATGCGTACTGGATCCAGGGCCTCCTTAATGGGACCATCCTTATTTGCATTGGACCCTTTTCCAAAAAGGGATTTCCCTTGCAGTTCTTCGAGGGGGAAGAGGATCCGCAAGAGTCCCCTTGCAAATTTTGTGGGTGCCCCTCGGCAGTGCGAGTGGAGCTGATCTAATGAGGTTTTTTCGACCAGCACTCCACCGCCAATGTTCACCTGCACAGCAAAAGATATATCAATACCACCATGCACACACTTCAACACCTCAATATTTCATTAATTTGCTATCTTTGTCATTGTGGAATGCAATACACCTCACTTCACTCGAGCACTTCCtatgttgcataatgtaaaaaaccccgagacctgggaacacgaagggacagacacaaacacgaagtgtttgtgtctgtcccttcgtgttccctagtctcggggttttttacattatgcatcatcttcaccagctcgcttgcttcctagccattttttcattgtcacttCCTATGTGACAGGAGTCTTAGACCAGTTCAGTGGCATTATTGCTAGAGCCTGacgtttttgggaaatattcttttctaaatttgggggtaAAATCACGTAAATAACCACATGCTCTAAATCCATGCGAATTCGGATAGAAAAATTTCAAGTCTGCTATATTCACGGAGAAATCAGGATCAGCTACTCACACTAACACTACTGGTTTGGTAGAaactgtgatgtaactgcattttctgTCAAACAAGTTAGCGCGCATTCCGACAGACGTCCCAGTGAGGACAACTTGATGGGTAAAAATttggtttcaccctaaaaacGCTACCTTCAATTCAGGAACCTCTAAGCCAGGCTCTAGTTACAGTGTAACAAAAAAAACCTGAGACTAGGAGCAAAAAAGGCACACACATAACCTGTTCTGTGTGTGTTCCTTTTTTGCTCTTGTTTCAGGTTTTTCGTTGTTTTAGAaggtaccagctcgcctgcaccctagCACTTTTACCATTGATATAATTATAGTACTCTTTTCCATGCTCACAGACATGTGTTTCATGTTCTATGctagggtgcaggcgagctggtacctTGTATGTTACCGTGGTATGTGGTACACGGTACCTTGTTGGTACCATGTATGTTACAGGTACACGTTGCCACAGAACAGTATTAACTAGCAATGTAGCACCTAAGGGTCTCTACGTACTGCAGATTTGGTCATATTCTGCAGAAAAAGGTAATTCTCCCACATAATTATTGGTGTCCTCAAAAGTGAACAATACAACACCTTTTCAGCTTCGACAGGCGTCGAATGTTGTGATGCCTCCAGTCTCTTTGTTATTTTCCGCAGGTTTTGAACCATTCGATATGAGTCTGTAACAAGAAGATGAATACACTTTACAAATGCAGTATCATGCATAAAAAGTAACTAAGCAGTCACAGAAGATAAAGAACAAAAAGGTGAAATACTGAGCGACAGCACACGTGTACGTACAAAGGGCGGGAAGAATAAGAGTGGATGAGCCATAGGAGTTACCATAGTTGTTTTGTGCCTGTCTCAGATCTTCTTCAAGCTTCGTGATGCGGTCCTGCAACTCCTGCACCTTTTGCTGGGCCTCACACTTGCATTTTGGTGCTCCCTGCACAAACAGTGCAGGGTTTTAAAAACATTATGCATAACTAACGTCATTGTGTGCAATTGGGCACATCCAAAGCGACATACAAAACTAACTTCTATCAAGCTTCGCGCAAGTTAAATGTGCAGCTGCGTTATTACAAAGAAACGGCGCCTGAAGTTCGTCAAATACTTACTCTATGCAAATTTCGTGGGGCTTCTGCAGCTCCACCTTCGGTACCGTTTTCAGAGCATTGGGATGAGCTTATGGTCCCACGTTTCGCGAGCCTAGCGCGGCGCCGCTCCATCACCTTTTCTGTACCTGAAGTACGTTGTCgcaaaagtaaataaataaacacattACGTCGTCCATGACCAGATGCAATCGGTCATGTACTTAACTTACCGCAATCAAGAAGTTTTGCAGAAGATGGCGGTTCACCGTCCTTCCACTTAACCGAGACAATGCTACCGCGTAGATCGTCAATGGCGGTATTGTCTGCCATGAGGCGGAAACCAATAGCCACATCCACAAGCATCCGTACATCATAAACATCCCAGGAGTCTTCGGTCAACCATTTCACTAGTATGTGCATGCTTACGAAATTACCAAAGACAATTACCAAGTTCCAAGTGCAAACACGCGCGGCAACCGTCGATCTGGCTAGCGGCTATGGATAACGGCAGTAGGAAGTACTTGTGGCGCACGTACCGCACTGACACCTACGATAATCACTGCTATTTTATACAAATAATCGTTGTAAAATCAAATATACAAACAGTTAATTTTAGtaatataaaataataatatattTAATGAATACggtgcataaaaaaaaaattgacaagCTAGCCGAGACCGGCCAAGACCATGGTCGTGGCGAGAATCGGAAGTTGGCCGTTGTGATCACGTATGGTTGTGAAATTTCTCTAACATGCCTAAAACAAAACGATATAAACAGTATCTGTATGACACCGCGTACGATATTCCGGTTCGAACAAGATGTCGACTGAAAGCACACGAAGCAGCACGAAATGTTCTTCAGACGTCTACGCAAAGCTCATGCGGAAATAGCAGCGTGCATGAATCCGACAGCGATGATGGTACTCAAAATATGCCATTAAATGAAGCTCCAAACAGAAGTGTAGAACAAAGTGAGCGAGGTCGTGCTACATCTCCtgacaatgaagaagaaaatTATGTGCCCTCGGAATGCGAAACCGCTTGCGCTGCGGAGGAAAGGTTGCGTGGCGATTGTTCCCAAGATTATTCATCAAGTGATGATGACGACACTGTTCCAGAACCTGGAGAGACTTCGGAAGCAACAGATGAACTGGTGAGTTCCTCACATGTGCAACGAACTAACGTCCGAATCACACTGTTTTAATTACACGGCTTCAACTGTAATTCacggtttttttttcctgtttttgcACCCACCCATTCACAGCTTAATTTCCAAATGTGTCTTTAACCTTTCCAGGGTGAGCCGCTGTACCCAGGAGGAAAACTTTCAAGGGGCCAAAGtctggtgatggtgatg from Ornithodoros turicata isolate Travis chromosome 4, ASM3712646v1, whole genome shotgun sequence encodes the following:
- the LOC135392334 gene encoding uncharacterized protein LOC135392334, which codes for MHILVKWLTEDSWDVYDVRMLVDVAIGFRLMADNTAIDDLRGSIVSVKWKDGEPPSSAKLLDCGTEKVMERRRARLAKRGTISSSQCSENGTEGGAAEAPRNLHRGAPKCKCEAQQKVQELQDRITKLEEDLRQAQNNYDSYRMVQNLRKITKRLEASQHSTPVEAEKVNIGGGVLVEKTSLDQLHSHCRGAPTKFARGLLRILFPLEELQGKSLFGKGSNANKDGPIKEALDPVRINALIGYVCSKFDTTVVQLKNSLSSMISRELK